The Aeromicrobium tamlense nucleotide sequence GCTCGACACGTCCATCGTCGTCACCATGATCACGTCGGTTGCGACCTCGAGCGCGGCCATCGTCTCGTCGGTGAGGCCCGAGCCCGTGTCGACGACGACGAACGCGTAGTCCGTGGACAGCTGGCGCAGCAGGTTGCTCTCCTGGTGCGGCGCGATCTTCTCCAGCGCCGCCGGCGACTCGGAGGCGGCCAGCACGAGCAGCTTCTCGTCGAAGGCGTTGAGCAGGCCCTTCACCACGAGGGGCGGATGAACGGCCTCCTCGGTGAACGCGTCCTCGAGGGTGTGCTGGGCACTGATGTTCAGGACGCTCGCGACGTCGCCGAACTGGGAGTCGAAGTCGACGATGACCGTGTCGAGCGGGGCGCGCCGCGACAGGGCGATCGCGAGGTTCGTGGAGATGGTGGTCTTGCCGACCCCGCCCTTGGGCGACAGCACCACGACCACGCGGTGCTCGTCGGGGTCGATCTTGACGACGGGCGCCGCGGGGACCGGCGGAGTCGCGTCGCGCTCACTGGTCGCGCCCGGCATGGCCGAGCCGATGTGACGGGCCAGCAGCCGCTCGATCTCGAGGTCGGAGGAGATCGCCGCAACCGCCTCCACGACGCCGAACTGCCGCTGCTCGGAGGACAGCGGCTCAGGGGACTCTCGGACCAGCACGACGGGGACGTCCAGCTGGTGGTCATGGACGATGTCGGCCAGCTCCATGGACTGCTCGTCATCGACGTCCTCGCAGATGACCACGAGGTCGATCGCCCTCATCGTGCCCAGCATGGAGTTGAGCGCGTGCTCGGTGAACGTGGGCTTGAGGCCCACGACCTGACGGTCTGCGACGCGCCGCAGCCTTCCCGCGTAGGGGCTGGACTCGGTGATGACGACGATGATGCTCACTTGAAGAGTGTCCCCACATCCACGGCCGAGGCACCGTCACGGTTGGTCTTCTCGTTCTGCACGGTGAGACGGACCTGTCCGAACTGGGCAGCGGCAGCCACCTGTGTGGCCTGGGAGGTGTTCACCGCGAGGGTGACCACCATGGTGTTGTCCTCGTTGGACTTGACGTTCGTGACCAGGACGTTCTGCGCGATCATGCGACTGCGCTTGTCCTTGTCCTGCTCGACGGTGGCGATGACACCGACGCGAACGCCTTCCTCGATGCGCTCCCCGACGCCGGCCGCGGCGTCGAGCGAGACCGACATCTCCTGCAGACCGTCCGGCACGTCCGCCTTCGACGCGGCCTTGGCACCCTTCTCGTCGAAGCGAGACTCCAGCAGGAGCTCGCCCGCGACGAGGGGGACGGTGGACTTCAGACCCTCGATCTTCTTGAGGTCGTTGATGGCACCCTTCGCGGTGGCGGCGTTGGGCAGCTGGACGAGCTCGACGTTGTCCTTCACGGTCGCAGCGTCGGCGTTCGCGCTGATGTCGTTCGCGACCCGGTAGACCTCCACCATCTCGGCACCCTCGAACGCCCGGTTCTTGGCGCTCGCCGCGTACGCGACGACAGCGCCGATGCCGATGATCGCGAACAGAGCGGCGGCGATGGCGGCGATCACGCGAGAGTTCATGAACCGTGTCCTTCAGGTAGTGAGTGTCAGTCGACGAGCTTGACGCTGGCGAGGCCCAGGTTGGGCGCCTCGCCGCTGAGGCCGGAGCCCGTGTTGTTGTAGAACGACCCGTACTGGGTGAAGCCGTTGAAGAGGGCGCCCTCGGACGAGCGGACGAACTGCCCGCGGACGCCGGCGCACCCGCCGCCGATGGTGGCGAAGTTGAACTTCATGTCGCAGTTGTTGGTGTAGCTGAGCGCCGAGAAGCTGGGCTGCACGCCGAAGTAGATGAACGGGTAGTTGACCCACTTGTCGACCCTGAAGGGCGCGAAGCCGAGGATCACCAGGCGGCTCGGGTAGGTCACCGAGCCCCAGAAGACCGACTTCTTCTCCACCGCGTAGATCGGCATCATGACGACGCTGCCGTTACCGACGCCGGCGAGCTTGCTCTCCATGCACGTGTCGGCGGTGATGAGCGACCAGTCGTCCAGCATGTTGCGGTAGACATCCCAGAGGTTGGCGCTGAAGTCGCAGTTCGTGTTGACGCCCGGGAAGAACGAGCGCGTGAAGTACATGGCCTGGCCGACCGAGGTGTAGCCCGAGGCCGAGCCGCGCTTGCCGTAGACCGTGGCCGCCGTCGCGCCCGTACCCGGGCAGCTGGACTCGTTCGTGCTGTAGCGGGCCCACAGATAGGTGCGCATCGCACCGGGCGACGTCGCCGAGCCCGGCTGGGCCGCCAGCCAGTCGCAGTAGGGCAGGCCCATGGGGATCAGCTTCGTGCCGACCAACGGCACGGTGCCCCACGACGCAGTGGCCTCGGCCCGGACCGTACTGGCCGAGTCGCCCAGGACGCGCGCGAAGGTGTGGTTGACATTCTTCGAGACGCGCACGGTGACCTTGCCGTCGTCGAAGACGGGGCTCTTCGTCACTCCGTCCTTGAGCGTCTGGGCCGAGACGCTGGCGCCGGCGTTCTGCTGGGCGTACCAGGTCGCGGTGCTGGGGTTGCATGACGAGGTCTTCTTGAGCGAGCAGTCCGTGGCCAGCGCCAGGACGGCCTGGTCGGCGGCGTTCTGCACCGCGGCCTTCTCACTGGAGGCGACGGCGAAGTCGATGGAGACGGCGGCCATGCCGAGCAGGGCGACCATCGAGAGGGTCACCAGGACGATCGTGGCGCCCTTCTCCTTCTTGCGGAGCCCGAACCGGCGCGACCGGGGACGAGTCGTCAGTTGCATTGCGCCACGCCCTTTCCGCGGTAGGTGAAGCTGGCACCGAAGAGACCGGTGTAGGTGGGTCGGGTGACCGTGGTCGTCACGGTGACCGCCTGGCCGGCCGTGGCGGTCGTGCAGTCGATGTTCCGGGTGACGTTGGCCGTCGGGGCCATCCCGGTCACGTTGGCTCGTGCCGTGTTCCAGTTGCGGTCGACCGCGTAGTTCCGGGCCGCGATCTGCGTCGCGTTGTTCAGCTGGGTCCGGTAGTTGAACGCCATGCCGAACTCGACGATCCCGATGATGATCGTCATCAGGATGGGGACGACGAGGGCGAACTCCACGGCCGCAACACCGCGCTCGCGCTCGCGGCGCGAACGTCGTGTCCAGGTCGTGAAGTGCAGCATCACGTCTCCTCCCTCAAGGACTCGTGGGTGGGGCGTCGGTGCCCCGGGGACGGGTGTGCCGCGCCGCGATTCGCGACGCGGCACACCCCAGGTCGGTTCGTCGTGCGAACCGCTCGGACTCAGAGACCGAGCTGGCCGCCGAGGCCGTTCCAGAAGCCGGTGAGCTCGCCACCGAAGACGGCGATGGCGCCGACGATCGCGACGGCGATGCCGGCGATGATGAGCGCGTACTCGGTCGCGGTGGCGCCCTTCTCGTCACGCTCGGACAGGACGGCGGTCAGGAAGCTGAAGATCTGCAGCATGGGTTTTCTCCTCTGTGTGTCGTGGTGAGCTCGCATACTGCAAGTCACAGATCGAAAACTAGTGGGGCTGTATCGCATCGGTGTTGCTTTCTGAGAAACAAACACGCCGAAGTTCAGAAAATGGTTCTTTGGGACTACTGAGGCTCATGTGACTGATGTGGTTTGTGTCTGGGACGGCAGGGCTAACTCGGATCAGCCGCATGGCCCGGATCAGCCACGTCCCACTGGTCACAACAGGATGGCGAAGCGCAGCCAGTTCGCGGCGAGCGAGTCGCCGAACATCACGATGATCGCGACGAGCATGATCGCCACGCCGCTGATCAACAGCGCGTACTCCGTGGCGCTCGCGCCACGCTCTCCCCGGCGCGGGGTGGGCTGCTGCTGGTGCATGGTCGTCTCCTGGGGTTCGTCGCGCCCGTCCCCGAGACGTGGGCCGCTGTGACGCTTGGGGCTGAAGGTAGTCCACCCCCGACCCGGCCGCGCCGGTTTCACCGATAAACCGCAGGCCTTTCCGGCCGCGCCCGCGGACGAACCGGCAGACAATCGACGGATGGACTTCCAGACCCTCGCGCTCATCTGCGTGATCGGTCTGCTCGGGCCCCTGCTGGCGGTGCCGTCGACCTGGCGCATCCCCGTGGTGGTCGGCGAGCTGATCGGCGGGCTCGTCGTCGGCGCGAGTGGCGCCGGCTGGCTCGATCCCGGCGACGAGACGTTCACGTTCCTGGCCGAGCTCGGCTTCGCCATGACGATGTTCGTGGTCGGCACGCGGGTGCCGATCCCCGAGCGCGGACTGAGGTCGGCGCTCGTCGTCGGGGCGGGCCGGGCGGCGCTCGTCGGCGTCGCTGCGGCCGTGGCCGGCGCAACGCTGGCCTGGGCGTTCGACTCCCCTCACGCCGCGGTGTTCGCGGTCCTCATGGCCTCGTC carries:
- the cpaB gene encoding Flp pilus assembly protein CpaB, producing the protein MNSRVIAAIAAALFAIIGIGAVVAYAASAKNRAFEGAEMVEVYRVANDISANADAATVKDNVELVQLPNAATAKGAINDLKKIEGLKSTVPLVAGELLLESRFDEKGAKAASKADVPDGLQEMSVSLDAAAGVGERIEEGVRVGVIATVEQDKDKRSRMIAQNVLVTNVKSNEDNTMVVTLAVNTSQATQVAAAAQFGQVRLTVQNEKTNRDGASAVDVGTLFK
- a CDS encoding Flp family type IVb pilin — its product is MHQQQPTPRRGERGASATEYALLISGVAIMLVAIIVMFGDSLAANWLRFAILL
- a CDS encoding Flp family type IVb pilin, with the protein product MLQIFSFLTAVLSERDEKGATATEYALIIAGIAVAIVGAIAVFGGELTGFWNGLGGQLGL
- a CDS encoding AAA family ATPase — encoded protein: MSIIVVITESSPYAGRLRRVADRQVVGLKPTFTEHALNSMLGTMRAIDLVVICEDVDDEQSMELADIVHDHQLDVPVVLVRESPEPLSSEQRQFGVVEAVAAISSDLEIERLLARHIGSAMPGATSERDATPPVPAAPVVKIDPDEHRVVVVLSPKGGVGKTTISTNLAIALSRRAPLDTVIVDFDSQFGDVASVLNISAQHTLEDAFTEEAVHPPLVVKGLLNAFDEKLLVLAASESPAALEKIAPHQESNLLRQLSTDYAFVVVDTGSGLTDETMAALEVATDVIMVTTMDVSSVKALRRAADLLDRIDLLPRNRHLVVNMTESGTGLEIDDIAQAMRMPVDVSIARSVDIALSVNTGRPLAQAKRSAELSGAVDALVAKLRGETARRRGGLFRRDE
- a CDS encoding TadE/TadG family type IV pilus assembly protein, producing MQLTTRPRSRRFGLRKKEKGATIVLVTLSMVALLGMAAVSIDFAVASSEKAAVQNAADQAVLALATDCSLKKTSSCNPSTATWYAQQNAGASVSAQTLKDGVTKSPVFDDGKVTVRVSKNVNHTFARVLGDSASTVRAEATASWGTVPLVGTKLIPMGLPYCDWLAAQPGSATSPGAMRTYLWARYSTNESSCPGTGATAATVYGKRGSASGYTSVGQAMYFTRSFFPGVNTNCDFSANLWDVYRNMLDDWSLITADTCMESKLAGVGNGSVVMMPIYAVEKKSVFWGSVTYPSRLVILGFAPFRVDKWVNYPFIYFGVQPSFSALSYTNNCDMKFNFATIGGGCAGVRGQFVRSSEGALFNGFTQYGSFYNNTGSGLSGEAPNLGLASVKLVD
- a CDS encoding TadE family protein, which produces MLHFTTWTRRSRRERERGVAAVEFALVVPILMTIIIGIVEFGMAFNYRTQLNNATQIAARNYAVDRNWNTARANVTGMAPTANVTRNIDCTTATAGQAVTVTTTVTRPTYTGLFGASFTYRGKGVAQCN